The DNA sequence CCTACGGCGCTAAATTCGGCGCTAAATTTTATATTTTTTAAAGACGGCCGCGTAAAAGATATAAAAGAGCAGGTAAAACAGAGTCTAACCGGCAAAGAACAGTTGGGCGAAGAGCCTAAAAAGCTAGAAGAAAAGGTCGGTCTAAACGCGGTTTATAAAAAAGAGTTCGAGCGGCTTTACCCGGACGGCGTAAGCTTTGAAAACATCGCCGACGCGCTGGTAAATTTCGAAAAAGCCCTCGTTACGCCAAACGCCAAATTCGACAAATTTATCGGCGGCGACGAGAGCGTTTTTGATGATGAGGAAAAGCGCGGGTTTGAGCTATTTAAAAAAATCGGCTGCATAAACTGCCACGGCGGGGTCAATCTAGGCGCTAATATCTATTACGAGCTAAGCTCCGGCGATAAAGGCAAACAGGTTCGCTACAAAGTGCCTAGCCTAAGAAATATCGAAAAAACCGCGCCCTATCTTTATAGCGGCGAGATAGCGGATCTAAAAGACGCGATAAAATTTATCGCCAAAGAGCGTATCGGTTACGAGTTAAGCGACGAGCAGACAAGATTGCTTTATAAATTTTTGCTTGCCTTAAGCGGCGAACGACCGGAAATTTTAAAATGAAACACAAAATAATCTTTCACAAAATTTTACTTTTCATCATCGCTTGTATCGCGTTTTTCGGTACGGTGATGACGCAAAAAGCCACCAAAGACGTAATCAAAGCCTACGAATACAAAGGCGCGATAGAAGACATGATAGACTCCGACGACGAGATAGACTTTGCACTAAAAAGGACGTTTTTGCAGGCTGATTACGATGCGACGATGAGATATGCGGCCAGTCTTAAAAACGATTTGTTAAATTTAAGCTCCGGCAAGCTGGCATCGTTTGAGCGGCTAGCTATCGGCGAGGGGGCGGTAAACGAGATACGAGAAGCGTTTGATAAAAAAAGCGAGCTAATCGATAAATTTAACTCCCTTAGCGCTCTGGCAAAGCTTAGTTTTGAAGAAACGATGCTGAAATTTAGCTCTTTAAACGACTCGCGTTTTAGCGAGCTACTGCCTAAAATTTTGCTGATTAGATACGGTATAAGTGCCGACATAAACGGCGCTAAAGAGCTGCTAAAAGGCTATGAGAGCCTAAATTTAAACGAGCGCGAGAAAGATTTTTTACAAAGCGCGCAAAAGCTGCTGCGTCGCTACGAGGAAGCAGAGCGGACGCTAGCTAGCATACAAGACCTAAATCTAAGCAAAAAGCTATACGAGCTAAGAAGTAAAAACGATGCCTACGTAGAGCGCGTAACGTCGAATTTACGCGGCACGACGATTTTCGTGTTCGTACTTTTCGGGATTACGGCGGCGTTTATTTATCTATCGTATATTAGGGCTAGAAACAACATCAGACTGCTAAATCGCTTCGAACAAGCCGTAGATAACAGCTTTAACTCCATCGCTTTTACCGATCTAAATAAGCAAGTTAGATACGTAAATAAAATTTTCGAGCAAAACACGGGTTATAAATTTGAAGAAATAAGCGGCAAAAATATAAATTTACTAAAATCGGGCTTACATCCGCAAGAGTTTTATCAAAGGATGCTAGACACGATAGAAAACGATAATATCTGGCGCGCTGATGAGCTAATCAGCAAAACCAAAAGCGGTAAATTAATACGCGAGCAAGTCGTTTTCTCGCCGCTTTTTAACGAAAAAGGCTACAAAGACGGCTATATGGCGATCAAATTTGATAGAACCAAAGAGATAGCGATAACAAAAGAGCTCGAAGATAAAAACAAGCAGCTACAAAACGAAGCCCTCATAGACAAGCTAACGGGATTTGGCAGCTACTTCGCGCTCACGCAGCGCATGGAGCGCCATCCTAGCGGGATGATAATCTACATAAACATAAACAATTTTATGGATTTTAGATTTTTTTACAAGACCAAAACC is a window from the uncultured Campylobacter sp. genome containing:
- a CDS encoding cytochrome c peroxidase — protein: MPRAFLQIFSCVLCFFCVQAFAASHVLSPVAQPKFDEQKARLGKELFFDASLSPSGTLSCDKCHNLYWDLSGTSKKNVKISADKEASPPTALNSALNFIFFKDGRVKDIKEQVKQSLTGKEQLGEEPKKLEEKVGLNAVYKKEFERLYPDGVSFENIADALVNFEKALVTPNAKFDKFIGGDESVFDDEEKRGFELFKKIGCINCHGGVNLGANIYYELSSGDKGKQVRYKVPSLRNIEKTAPYLYSGEIADLKDAIKFIAKERIGYELSDEQTRLLYKFLLALSGERPEILK
- a CDS encoding EAL domain-containing protein, whose amino-acid sequence is MKHKIIFHKILLFIIACIAFFGTVMTQKATKDVIKAYEYKGAIEDMIDSDDEIDFALKRTFLQADYDATMRYAASLKNDLLNLSSGKLASFERLAIGEGAVNEIREAFDKKSELIDKFNSLSALAKLSFEETMLKFSSLNDSRFSELLPKILLIRYGISADINGAKELLKGYESLNLNEREKDFLQSAQKLLRRYEEAERTLASIQDLNLSKKLYELRSKNDAYVERVTSNLRGTTIFVFVLFGITAAFIYLSYIRARNNIRLLNRFEQAVDNSFNSIAFTDLNKQVRYVNKIFEQNTGYKFEEISGKNINLLKSGLHPQEFYQRMLDTIENDNIWRADELISKTKSGKLIREQVVFSPLFNEKGYKDGYMAIKFDRTKEIAITKELEDKNKQLQNEALIDKLTGFGSYFALTQRMERHPSGMIIYININNFMDFRFFYKTKTVDLIIASFASTLKLCIDTYAMDADIYRVQFDEFCIWYNGEDANRDAKRFVDYFKTQNLYVTVDGERESIPNIKITLGVSMPQDTVQTNRLTQAMLAHHEAVQRGEAAQFYTENSYIEQQYYHNQIMSRTIESALYNDTVIVECQPIYDVSGQGARIKYYEVLVRLIDENGKIRYPGEFLDIAKKISLYNDITKKVIEHVFRLVERFENVGFSMNLSSSDITNESIRELIEKKLRVCSSPERVYFEILESEGVDDYNIVNDFINKVRAYDCKISIDDFGSGYSNYYRILELDIDTIKIDGSIIKKLPFDQNARYLLQTIIDFAARQGYNVVAEFVSSEEILAEIKKFGIKYAQGFLLGKPMLPDNIKE